In one window of Hymenobacter nivis DNA:
- a CDS encoding hydroxyisourate hydrolase translates to MLGQDGSDWPELARGTTDADGRLTDLLPPATVLAPGVYKLKFFTLEYLAVVQSGVIPAFNSAS, encoded by the coding sequence CTGCTCGGCCAAGACGGCAGCGATTGGCCCGAGCTGGCCCGCGGCACCACCGATGCCGACGGCCGCCTGACCGATTTGCTGCCCCCCGCTACCGTGCTGGCCCCGGGCGTGTACAAGCTGAAATTCTTCACCCTCGAATACTTGGCGGTGGTCCAAAGCGGGGTGATTCCAGCATTTAATTCTGCTTCTTGA
- a CDS encoding hydroxyisourate hydrolase — protein MVEICFAVADEAHYHVPLLLNPFGYSTYRGS, from the coding sequence TTGGTAGAAATCTGCTTTGCCGTGGCCGACGAGGCGCACTACCACGTGCCGCTGCTGCTCAACCCCTTCGGCTACAGTACCTATCGCGGCTCCTGA
- a CDS encoding nucleoside deaminase, which translates to MEAPNPEFMREAIRLSIEKMQAGFGGPFGAVVVKDGQIIARGFNQVTTTHDPTCHAEIDAIRKACQALGTFQLDGCDLYTSCEPCPMCLGAIYWARPARVFFGSTKADAAAMGFDDHFIYDEIEKPLAERSIPMQPLLRTEALASFRAWEAHVSRTQY; encoded by the coding sequence ATGGAAGCTCCCAACCCCGAATTCATGCGCGAAGCCATTCGCCTCTCCATCGAAAAAATGCAAGCTGGCTTTGGTGGGCCGTTTGGGGCCGTGGTGGTGAAGGACGGGCAAATTATTGCCCGCGGCTTCAACCAGGTCACCACGACCCACGACCCCACTTGCCACGCCGAAATTGACGCCATCCGCAAGGCCTGCCAGGCCCTGGGCACGTTTCAGCTCGACGGCTGCGACCTCTACACCAGCTGCGAGCCGTGCCCCATGTGCCTGGGCGCCATTTATTGGGCCCGGCCGGCGCGGGTGTTTTTCGGCAGCACCAAGGCCGACGCCGCCGCGATGGGCTTCGACGACCACTTCATCTACGATGAAATTGAGAAGCCCTTGGCCGAGCGCAGCATCCCGATGCAACCGCTGCTGCGCACCGAGGCCCTGGCCAGCTTCCGCGCCTGGGAAGCACACGTAAGCCGCACGCAGTACTAA
- a CDS encoding glycosyltransferase family protein, with amino-acid sequence MNILYGVPGEGLGHATRSKVVIGHLLAQGHDVRAVSSSRAFQVLNAAFPGRVLEIRGFHLAYKGLAVSKSRTSALILRTAPASLQQNFRQYQQLLHGFRPDVVVSDFESFSYFYAKAHGLPVISIDNMQIISRTRLDVAVPPKERGNYQLARNIVRLKVPRSRHYFVATFFTPPVSKVRTTLVPPIIRSEILAARSTTGPHILVYQSATTQHDLVALLQQLPGQEFRVYGFNKEESHGNVQLKAFSEAGFIADLASSRAIITNGGFSLISEAVFLHKPICSVPIPAQFEQWLNAAEVEKLGYGRHFAAITAENIRAFVGGLPGFAGALAGYAQAGNTVLFANLDACLTGLAAAVPGE; translated from the coding sequence ATGAATATTCTCTACGGCGTGCCCGGCGAGGGCCTGGGCCACGCCACCCGCAGCAAAGTTGTGATTGGCCACCTGCTGGCCCAGGGCCACGACGTGCGGGCCGTGAGCAGCAGCCGCGCCTTCCAGGTGCTCAACGCCGCGTTTCCCGGGCGAGTACTCGAAATCCGGGGCTTTCACCTGGCCTACAAAGGATTGGCCGTGAGCAAGTCGCGCACGTCGGCTCTGATTCTGCGCACGGCCCCGGCGAGCTTGCAGCAAAACTTCCGGCAGTACCAGCAGCTGCTGCACGGCTTCCGGCCCGATGTGGTGGTGTCCGACTTCGAGTCGTTCAGCTACTTCTACGCCAAGGCCCACGGGCTGCCGGTAATTAGTATCGACAACATGCAGATTATCAGCCGTACCCGGCTCGACGTGGCCGTGCCGCCCAAGGAGCGCGGCAACTACCAGCTGGCCCGCAACATTGTGCGGCTGAAGGTGCCCCGGAGTCGGCACTATTTTGTGGCCACGTTCTTCACGCCGCCGGTGAGCAAGGTGCGCACTACGCTGGTGCCGCCCATTATTCGGTCCGAAATCCTGGCCGCCCGGTCCACTACGGGGCCCCACATTCTGGTGTACCAGTCGGCCACCACGCAGCACGATTTGGTGGCTCTGCTCCAGCAGCTACCTGGGCAGGAGTTCCGCGTGTACGGCTTTAATAAGGAGGAAAGCCACGGCAATGTGCAGCTCAAGGCCTTCAGCGAGGCCGGGTTTATTGCCGACTTGGCCAGCAGCCGCGCTATTATCACCAACGGTGGCTTCTCGCTCATTTCGGAGGCCGTGTTCCTACACAAGCCCATTTGCTCGGTGCCCATTCCGGCGCAGTTTGAGCAGTGGCTGAACGCCGCTGAGGTAGAAAAGCTGGGCTACGGCCGCCATTTTGCCGCCATCACGGCGGAAAACATCCGCGCCTTTGTGGGCGGGCTGCCGGGCTTCGCGGGGGCCCTGGCCGGCTACGCGCAGGCCGGCAACACCGTGCTGTTCGCCAACCTCGACGCCTGCCTGACTGGGCTGGCCGCGGCGGTGCCGGGCGAATAA
- a CDS encoding peptidylprolyl isomerase, with protein sequence MTLLLSRRWGLVPAVLLLAACARTPRPSAGAPVANKYADATLREIGTAQDERNTAALLPFLKNANPAYRREAALALASVQARAAVPALLPSLRDADPAVRRAAAYALGQTGDSLAVDSLRVRVLQEPDPLVRRYAHEALGRCVTRHSLPELWRVPVLTDTARAGAQAWGLARAALRGLSSPEAIRRTVLLINDFKLNDGPRLAAATALARAPRALNADLARLAGSPLLRLLAQDRYYAVRAAAATALGRLAGPPASPGGPASAPVAATPAALPTAAGALRRAAARDADYRVRVVALRGLPYGPAAYGASRTTVFGALRDRREPVALTAAEWLLAHARGETGDALAAEATRHDAWRVRATLLAAALKVASPASRPSIAGTVEKRYGAAASVYEKGYLLQALGENAGSFDFLQREAFAAGQSPVVGGYALGALVAARRQADFPASRQNDFAGALRQALAGGDVAQLAAAAEALADPQLVPTAAPADLAALRQAQAKLQLPRDIEAWQGLQQALDKLTRAPQPTPSPVGQARQHPIDWGLVQSIPANQRVKISTTQGDVVLELKVNDAPGSVASFVALVRRHFYDGLYFHRVVPDFVVQGGDPRGDGSGSTDYTLRSEFGDLRYQEGSVGLASAGKDTESCQWFITHTPTPHLDGRYTIFAQVISGMAAVHHLEIGDKIVAVELVANP encoded by the coding sequence ATGACGTTACTTCTTTCGCGCCGCTGGGGCCTGGTGCCCGCCGTGCTGTTGCTGGCCGCCTGCGCCCGCACCCCGCGGCCCAGCGCCGGGGCCCCGGTTGCCAACAAATACGCCGATGCCACGCTGCGCGAAATTGGCACCGCCCAGGACGAGCGCAACACCGCCGCGCTGCTGCCGTTCCTAAAAAACGCCAATCCCGCTTACCGCCGTGAGGCCGCCCTGGCCCTGGCCTCGGTGCAGGCCCGCGCCGCCGTGCCCGCCCTGCTGCCCAGCCTGCGCGACGCCGACCCCGCTGTGCGCCGCGCCGCCGCCTACGCCCTGGGCCAAACCGGCGACAGCCTGGCCGTGGACAGCCTGCGCGTGCGCGTGCTGCAAGAGCCCGACCCGCTGGTGCGCCGCTACGCCCACGAGGCGCTGGGCCGCTGCGTGACGCGCCACTCGCTGCCCGAGCTGTGGCGCGTGCCCGTGCTGACCGATACCGCCCGCGCCGGGGCCCAGGCCTGGGGCCTGGCCCGCGCCGCCCTGCGCGGTCTCAGCTCGCCCGAGGCTATCCGGCGCACGGTGCTGCTGATCAACGATTTTAAGCTGAACGATGGGCCCCGCCTGGCCGCGGCTACGGCCCTGGCCCGCGCCCCGCGGGCCCTCAACGCCGACCTGGCCCGGCTGGCCGGCAGCCCGCTGCTGCGCCTGCTGGCGCAAGACCGCTACTACGCCGTGCGCGCCGCGGCGGCCACGGCGCTGGGCCGCCTGGCTGGGCCGCCGGCCAGCCCCGGGGGTCCCGCTAGCGCCCCGGTTGCAGCCACTCCTGCTGCGTTGCCCACGGCTGCCGGGGCCCTGCGCCGCGCCGCCGCCCGCGACGCCGACTACCGGGTGCGCGTGGTGGCGCTGCGCGGCTTGCCCTACGGCCCCGCCGCGTACGGCGCCAGCCGCACCACGGTATTTGGGGCCCTGCGCGACCGGCGCGAGCCAGTGGCCCTCACGGCGGCCGAGTGGCTGCTGGCCCACGCCCGGGGCGAAACCGGCGACGCTTTGGCCGCCGAAGCCACCCGGCACGACGCCTGGCGGGTGCGGGCCACGCTGCTGGCCGCGGCCCTGAAGGTGGCCAGCCCCGCCAGCCGCCCCAGCATTGCGGGCACCGTAGAGAAGCGCTACGGCGCGGCTGCTTCGGTGTACGAAAAAGGCTATTTGCTGCAAGCGCTGGGCGAAAACGCGGGCAGCTTCGACTTCTTGCAGCGCGAAGCCTTCGCCGCGGGGCAGTCGCCGGTGGTGGGCGGCTACGCGCTGGGGGCCCTGGTAGCCGCCCGCCGCCAGGCCGATTTCCCGGCCAGCCGCCAAAACGATTTCGCCGGGGCCCTGCGCCAGGCCCTGGCGGGCGGCGACGTGGCCCAGCTCGCCGCCGCCGCCGAAGCCCTAGCCGACCCCCAGCTGGTACCCACCGCCGCGCCCGCCGACCTGGCGGCCCTGCGCCAGGCCCAGGCCAAGCTGCAACTGCCGCGCGACATTGAGGCCTGGCAGGGCTTGCAGCAGGCGCTCGACAAGCTCACCCGCGCCCCGCAGCCCACGCCAAGCCCCGTGGGCCAGGCCCGCCAGCACCCCATCGACTGGGGCCTGGTGCAGAGTATTCCGGCCAACCAGCGCGTGAAAATCAGCACCACCCAGGGCGACGTTGTGCTGGAATTGAAGGTGAACGACGCGCCTGGCTCAGTGGCCAGCTTCGTGGCGCTGGTGCGGCGGCACTTCTACGATGGGCTATATTTCCACCGCGTGGTGCCCGATTTCGTGGTCCAGGGCGGCGACCCGCGCGGCGATGGCTCGGGCAGCACCGACTACACGCTGCGCTCCGAATTCGGCGACCTGCGCTACCAGGAGGGCAGCGTGGGCCTGGCCTCGGCTGGCAAAGACACCGAGAGCTGCCAGTGGTTCATCACCCACACGCCCACCCCGCACCTCGACGGTCGCTACACCATTTTTGCCCAGGTAATCAGCGGGATGGCTGCGGTGCACCACCTCGAAATCGGGGATAAAATCGTGGCCGTGGAGTTGGTGGCCAACCCGTAG
- a CDS encoding mechanosensitive ion channel family protein, whose amino-acid sequence MLLVNNPFSAERLAGYAAQLVSLVVLYLPRLAVAVLVLVLGWWVIGWASRLVAVAAERLDVSLRSFLTSMFSIALKVLLLISVAGMVGLQTTSFVAILGAAGLAVGLALQGTLANFAGGVLILVFKPFVVGDAIEAQGKSGVVQAIQIFNTLLLTPHGDTVILPNGSTSNGVIVNKSSGRHVLVEIQVDVDASTDVAALRARALPVLQAGPRVLADPAPTVDVVAIKAGTTTVVLRAHTLPGQDGAAFSYLLERLQPVVYPPQPPATA is encoded by the coding sequence ATGCTATTGGTTAACAATCCTTTTTCTGCTGAGCGGCTAGCCGGCTACGCTGCGCAACTGGTATCGCTGGTGGTGCTGTACCTGCCCCGGCTGGCCGTGGCCGTACTGGTGTTGGTGTTGGGCTGGTGGGTAATTGGCTGGGCCAGCCGCTTGGTAGCAGTGGCTGCCGAGCGTCTCGACGTGTCGCTGCGCTCGTTCCTCACCAGCATGTTCAGTATTGCCCTCAAAGTGCTGCTGCTCATTAGCGTAGCGGGTATGGTGGGGCTGCAAACGACGTCGTTCGTGGCCATTCTGGGGGCCGCGGGCCTGGCCGTGGGCCTCGCCCTACAAGGCACACTGGCCAACTTTGCGGGCGGGGTGCTTATCCTGGTGTTCAAGCCGTTTGTGGTGGGCGACGCCATTGAGGCCCAGGGCAAAAGCGGCGTGGTGCAGGCCATCCAGATCTTCAACACGCTGCTGCTCACGCCCCACGGCGACACGGTGATTCTGCCCAACGGCTCCACCTCCAACGGCGTGATTGTCAATAAGTCGTCAGGCAGGCACGTGCTGGTGGAAATTCAGGTGGACGTGGATGCGAGCACCGACGTGGCCGCCCTGCGCGCCCGCGCCCTGCCCGTGCTGCAAGCCGGCCCGCGGGTGCTGGCCGACCCCGCCCCGACGGTGGACGTGGTGGCCATTAAGGCCGGTACTACCACGGTGGTGCTGCGCGCCCACACCCTGCCCGGGCAGGACGGGGCCGCCTTCAGCTATCTCCTCGAACGGTTGCAGCCGGTCGTTTACCCGCCCCAGCCGCCGGCCACCGCGTAG
- a CDS encoding energy transducer TonB, whose translation MIFCVLLILALSSAATAGALAQVPPARPDTTFFDAGWHHLGRPNAVFFGWVTPLDSGRCRIQTYYLTGERQFDATGRLGPPVQRDGPATFYYRSGQVHSTGQYAQGKQTGSWQYWQEDGTPKLTRTYVPRPPTPDGSVPQFVEQMPVFAGGMAGLARYLATHAHYPSPIDKTQPRPAGRVFVQFVVGPTGDVLRPVVIKGFDPACDAEALRVVASLPRWEPGRRNGEPVEVRFVVPLIFHP comes from the coding sequence ATGATATTCTGCGTTTTACTAATCCTTGCGCTGAGCAGTGCCGCCACCGCCGGGGCCCTCGCCCAGGTTCCGCCGGCCCGGCCCGATACCACGTTTTTCGACGCCGGCTGGCACCACTTGGGCCGGCCCAACGCCGTGTTTTTCGGCTGGGTCACGCCGCTCGATTCGGGCCGCTGCCGCATCCAGACCTACTACCTCACCGGCGAGCGGCAGTTTGACGCCACCGGCCGCCTGGGGCCCCCGGTGCAGCGCGACGGCCCCGCCACATTCTACTACCGCTCGGGCCAGGTACATTCCACCGGCCAGTACGCCCAGGGCAAGCAGACGGGCTCCTGGCAGTATTGGCAGGAAGACGGCACGCCAAAACTCACCCGCACCTACGTGCCCAGGCCCCCCACTCCCGACGGCAGCGTACCTCAATTCGTCGAGCAGATGCCGGTATTTGCCGGGGGTATGGCGGGCCTGGCGCGCTACCTGGCCACGCACGCGCACTACCCCTCCCCTATTGATAAAACCCAGCCGCGCCCGGCGGGCCGGGTGTTCGTGCAATTTGTGGTCGGGCCCACCGGCGACGTACTGCGTCCGGTGGTCATTAAAGGCTTCGACCCGGCCTGCGACGCCGAGGCCCTGCGCGTAGTGGCCAGCCTGCCCCGCTGGGAACCCGGCCGCCGCAACGGCGAGCCCGTGGAGGTGCGCTTCGTGGTGCCCCTCATCTTTCATCCGTAG
- a CDS encoding cupin domain-containing protein — MSDTTITKVDSRHSPKGPEGEKFLASGKHVSMRLWENEQPGEPKAPSAAAYETVGYVLSGKAELHLAGQVVVLEQGNSWVVPQGAEHTYKILESFSAVEATSPPSQMHGGK, encoded by the coding sequence ATGTCCGATACCACCATCACCAAAGTCGACTCGCGCCACTCGCCCAAGGGCCCCGAGGGCGAAAAATTCCTGGCTTCCGGCAAGCACGTATCCATGCGCCTGTGGGAAAACGAGCAGCCCGGCGAGCCCAAGGCCCCCAGCGCCGCCGCCTACGAAACCGTGGGCTATGTGCTCAGCGGCAAGGCCGAGCTGCACCTGGCCGGCCAGGTCGTTGTGCTGGAGCAGGGCAACTCGTGGGTGGTGCCCCAGGGCGCCGAGCACACCTACAAAATCCTCGAAAGCTTCTCGGCTGTGGAGGCTACCTCGCCGCCCTCGCAAATGCACGGCGGGAAGTAA
- a CDS encoding serine O-acetyltransferase: MTTTSAGFAAYLAQAHAAVPDALPGAAFCALADDLLALLFPERAERPLTSADAVAAELHRFRAELGALLAAVPGLPAPAATLAEEFAAQLPLLRETLLRDATAILASDPAAQDRAEVISTYPGFYATALHRLAHALHQRGLPRLPRLLAEHAHQRTGIDIHPGARIGPAFCIDHGTGIVIGETAEIGANVQIYQGVTLGALSVTKGLQGHKRHPTIEDQVVIYAGATILGGSTVVGTRSIIGGNVWLTESVPSHSRVYHRAQIHISRTEDPANELMFSI; encoded by the coding sequence GTGACCACTACTTCCGCTGGTTTTGCCGCCTACCTTGCCCAGGCCCACGCGGCTGTGCCCGATGCCCTGCCCGGGGCCGCGTTTTGCGCCTTGGCCGACGACCTGCTGGCCCTGCTCTTCCCCGAGCGGGCCGAGCGCCCCCTGACCAGCGCCGATGCCGTAGCCGCCGAGCTGCACCGCTTCCGGGCCGAGCTGGGGGCCCTGCTGGCCGCCGTGCCGGGCCTGCCCGCGCCGGCGGCCACGCTGGCCGAAGAGTTTGCGGCCCAGCTGCCGCTGCTGCGCGAAACTCTGCTGCGCGACGCTACCGCTATCCTCGCCAGCGACCCCGCCGCCCAGGACCGCGCCGAGGTCATCAGCACCTACCCCGGCTTTTACGCCACGGCCCTGCACCGGCTGGCCCACGCCCTGCACCAGCGCGGGCTGCCGCGCCTGCCGCGCCTGCTGGCCGAGCACGCCCACCAGCGCACGGGCATTGACATTCACCCCGGGGCCCGCATCGGCCCGGCGTTCTGCATCGACCACGGCACGGGCATTGTCATCGGCGAAACGGCTGAAATTGGCGCCAACGTGCAGATTTACCAGGGTGTGACGCTGGGGGCCCTCAGCGTCACGAAGGGCTTGCAGGGCCACAAGCGCCACCCCACCATCGAGGACCAGGTGGTGATTTACGCTGGCGCCACCATTCTGGGGGGCAGCACGGTGGTGGGCACGCGCAGCATCATCGGCGGCAACGTGTGGCTCACCGAAAGCGTACCCTCTCACTCGCGCGTGTACCACCGCGCTCAAATCCACATCTCCCGCACCGAAGACCCCGCCAACGAACTGATGTTTTCGATTTAA
- the cysK gene encoding cysteine synthase A, which yields MKANNILETIGHTPLVRLNKLFAATRPDVEVWVKLERANPGGSIKDRIALAMIEQAEKEGILTPDSLIVEPTSGNTGVGLALVAAVKGYKITLVMPESMSIERRRLMAAYGAGLELTPREKGMKGAIEKAHEIVAATPGAWMPMQFDNPANVRIHAEATAQEILHDMPEGFDFYITGVGTGGHITGVAEALKPLFPNMKTFAVEPETSPVISGGAPGPHPIQGIGAGFIPENLHTAILDGAIQITQAEAYEMTRRAAREEGLLCGISSGGSLAAIAKKLPDVPQGSRILTFCYDTGERYLSVDGLYV from the coding sequence ATGAAAGCCAACAACATCCTCGAAACCATTGGCCATACGCCGCTGGTGCGCCTCAACAAACTGTTTGCCGCCACCCGCCCCGACGTGGAGGTATGGGTAAAGCTGGAGCGCGCCAACCCCGGCGGCTCCATCAAGGACCGCATCGCGCTGGCCATGATTGAGCAGGCCGAGAAAGAAGGCATCCTCACTCCCGACAGCCTCATCGTGGAGCCCACTTCTGGCAACACCGGCGTGGGCCTGGCCCTGGTAGCCGCCGTGAAGGGCTATAAAATCACGCTCGTCATGCCCGAGAGCATGAGCATCGAGCGCCGCCGCCTGATGGCCGCCTATGGCGCTGGCCTGGAGCTGACGCCTCGCGAAAAAGGCATGAAGGGCGCCATCGAAAAGGCCCACGAAATCGTGGCCGCCACGCCCGGCGCCTGGATGCCCATGCAATTCGATAACCCCGCCAACGTGCGCATCCACGCCGAAGCTACAGCCCAGGAAATCCTGCACGATATGCCCGAGGGTTTCGACTTCTATATTACTGGCGTAGGTACCGGCGGCCACATCACGGGCGTCGCAGAGGCCCTCAAGCCGCTGTTCCCAAATATGAAAACCTTCGCCGTTGAGCCCGAGACGTCGCCCGTCATCAGTGGCGGGGCCCCAGGGCCTCACCCCATTCAGGGCATTGGCGCGGGCTTCATCCCCGAAAACCTGCACACCGCCATCCTGGATGGCGCCATCCAAATCACGCAGGCCGAAGCCTACGAAATGACCCGCCGCGCCGCCCGTGAGGAGGGCTTGCTATGCGGCATCTCGTCGGGTGGCAGCCTGGCGGCCATCGCCAAAAAGCTGCCCGATGTGCCTCAGGGTAGCCGCATCCTCACCTTCTGCTACGATACCGGCGAGCGATACCTGTCGGTTGACGGCCTGTACGTGTAG
- a CDS encoding DUF4890 domain-containing protein, with protein sequence MRFLLFTLLLVGPVLGRAQQLPAAPAMPSIPSTPAQATQAAAAAGTAATAAKTKMATAYKAAAPEQRAERMSQQIGKQLGLDAATITRVKEAALVRAQKIDAIQTGTDSNKTKNTALQANATDFKTALKGILTAGQFAKYTTHGAKMTAE encoded by the coding sequence ATGCGCTTTCTTCTTTTTACCCTCTTGCTGGTTGGCCCCGTACTGGGCCGCGCGCAACAACTGCCCGCCGCCCCGGCTATGCCCAGCATACCCAGTACGCCGGCCCAGGCCACCCAGGCTGCAGCGGCAGCCGGCACGGCCGCGACAGCAGCCAAAACTAAAATGGCCACCGCCTACAAAGCAGCCGCCCCCGAGCAGCGGGCCGAGCGCATGAGCCAGCAGATTGGTAAGCAGCTTGGGTTGGACGCGGCTACCATCACCAGGGTGAAAGAAGCTGCTCTCGTGCGGGCCCAGAAAATCGACGCCATCCAAACCGGCACCGACTCCAATAAGACTAAAAACACCGCGCTTCAGGCCAACGCCACTGACTTTAAGACGGCCCTCAAAGGCATCCTCACAGCCGGGCAATTTGCCAAGTACACCACCCACGGCGCTAAAATGACGGCCGAGTGA
- a CDS encoding DUF2252 family protein: protein MAWLCGDSHVENFGSFRGDNGLVYFDVNDFDEAVLGPVLWDVGRLAVSVLLAAARFGLPPAERQALAQDLLAAYASALATGKPYQLERATARGVVRQLLKAVAQRRQRELLANRARRRGGWHLLSAKAPNLRPLPLIEHQAVLESLEAWRQAQSHPPCGPLLDVAGRIAGVGSLGVRRYAVLAESLHPGKLPRLLDLKEAPATAPAAYCPVPQPTWATEAMRVVAVQVRLQAVPPALLQPLVLAEQPYVLRELQPVADKLNFTNFTHGVASFRAAVPTFGCLLAWAHLRAAAHQGAAGPDELMAFGQAASDWLPGVLHFATAAKAEVREDFHSFRLACRAGQLPTAP from the coding sequence GTGGCCTGGCTGTGCGGCGATTCCCACGTGGAGAACTTCGGCAGTTTTCGGGGCGATAACGGGCTGGTGTATTTCGACGTCAACGATTTTGACGAGGCCGTGCTGGGCCCCGTGCTCTGGGATGTGGGCCGCCTGGCCGTGAGCGTGCTGCTGGCCGCCGCCCGCTTCGGCTTGCCCCCCGCCGAGCGCCAGGCCCTGGCCCAAGACCTGCTGGCGGCCTACGCCTCGGCCCTGGCCACGGGCAAGCCCTACCAGTTGGAACGGGCCACGGCCCGCGGCGTAGTGCGGCAGCTGCTTAAAGCAGTAGCACAACGCCGGCAGCGGGAGCTGCTGGCGAACCGCGCCCGCCGGCGGGGCGGCTGGCACCTGCTGTCCGCCAAGGCCCCCAACCTGCGGCCCCTGCCCCTAATTGAGCACCAAGCCGTACTCGAGTCGTTGGAGGCATGGCGGCAGGCCCAAAGCCACCCGCCCTGTGGCCCGCTGCTCGACGTGGCCGGGCGCATCGCAGGGGTAGGCAGCCTGGGCGTGCGGCGCTACGCCGTGCTGGCCGAGTCGCTACACCCCGGCAAGCTGCCCCGGCTCCTGGATTTGAAGGAGGCCCCCGCCACCGCGCCGGCGGCGTATTGCCCCGTGCCCCAACCCACCTGGGCCACCGAAGCCATGCGCGTGGTAGCCGTCCAGGTCCGGCTGCAAGCCGTGCCGCCCGCCCTGCTCCAGCCCCTGGTACTGGCGGAGCAGCCGTACGTGCTGCGGGAGTTGCAGCCAGTAGCTGATAAGTTGAATTTTACGAATTTTACCCACGGTGTCGCCTCTTTCCGGGCCGCTGTGCCCACGTTTGGGTGCTTGCTGGCCTGGGCCCACCTGCGGGCAGCCGCCCACCAGGGAGCCGCGGGCCCCGACGAGCTGATGGCTTTTGGCCAGGCTGCCTCTGACTGGCTGCCCGGCGTGTTGCACTTCGCCACGGCAGCTAAGGCGGAGGTACGCGAAGATTTTCACAGCTTCCGCCTCGCCTGCCGGGCTGGCCAGCTGCCCACGGCCCCGTAA
- a CDS encoding heavy-metal-associated domain-containing protein produces the protein MATLQFKTTINCANCVRAITPALNGEPAIQAWQVDTTNPDKLLTVHTTLGAPQVEALVKEAGFEAQAV, from the coding sequence ATGGCTACTCTGCAATTCAAAACCACCATCAACTGCGCCAACTGCGTGCGCGCCATCACCCCCGCCCTCAACGGCGAGCCCGCCATCCAGGCTTGGCAGGTCGACACAACCAATCCTGACAAGCTGCTTACCGTGCACACCACGCTAGGGGCCCCACAGGTAGAGGCTTTGGTGAAGGAAGCCGGCTTCGAAGCGCAGGCGGTTTAA